The following are encoded in a window of Diorhabda sublineata isolate icDioSubl1.1 chromosome 5, icDioSubl1.1, whole genome shotgun sequence genomic DNA:
- the LOC130444354 gene encoding xenotropic and polytropic retrovirus receptor 1 isoform X2, with the protein MVLKGKSLPHNVHYLQEVSEKLAEATRKYASLKSELSETQDAQYDKANSVRKNLLRKKNVPARKIQEIKLAFSEFYLSLILMQNYQNLNFTGFRKILKKHDKLLNVDYGARWRIEHVENSFFYLNKDIDRLIHETETAFTQELEGGDRQRAMKRLRVPPLGEHQSPWTTFKVGLFSGALIVLLLSVILSGVFHSRDDWIIVIRLYRGPFLIIEFLFLWGINIYGWRSSGVNHVLIFEMDPRNHLSEQHIIEMAAIFGVIWSISILTFLYSAQLSIPPYVNPLALMVIMLVFIFNPTKTFRHEARFWALRVMGKVFMAPFCYVSFADFWVADQLNSLTTLFTDMQYFICFYATNSSWYVGKDSNYCVANFLGVRAIVACLPPWFRFAQCLRRYRDTKEAFPHIANAVKYATSFVVVLFSTLNKTFDDEFVSGENPFFYLWIGSSLISSCYAYTWDIKLDWGLFDSKAADNKFLREEIVYSSTWFYYFAIVEDFILRFGWAFLISMTEMGYALEHSMVTILAPLEVFRRFMWNYFRLENEHLNNCGKFRAVRDISVAPLDTSDQQLIVRMMDEPDGVTNRRKKKNALKKTVENKKIILEGESTDELDN; encoded by the exons ATGGTTCTTAAAGGTAAAAGTTTACCCCATAACGTTCATTATTTACAGGAAGTAAGTG AAAAGTTGGCTGAGGCTACCAGAAAATACGCTAGTCTGAAAAGCGAATTAAGCGAAACTCAAGATGCGCAATACGACAAAGCGAATTCtgttagaaaaaatttactcaGAAAAAAGAATGTTCCAGCCagaaaaatacaagaaataaaattagcATTCAGCGAATTTTATCTAAGTTTAATATTAATGCAAAATTATCAGAACTTGAATTTCACTGGTTTCAGGAAGATCCTAAAGAAGCACGATAAG TTGTTGAATGTAGACTACGGGGCTAGATGGAGAATAGAACATGtcgaaaactcatttttttacctAAACAAGGACATTGATAGATTAATTCATGAAACAGAAACAGCATTCACTCAAGAACTGGAAGGAGGCGATCGTCAAAGAGCGATGAAACGTTTGAGAGTTCCACCGCTAGGTGAACACCAGAGTCCGTGGACTACGTTCAAAGTAGGTCTTTTCTCGGGAGCGTTAATTGTTCTATTATTATCAGTGATTCTATCAG gtgTTTTTCATTCAAGAGACGATTGGATTATAGTAATACGCCTCTACAGAGGACCTTTTCTGATAATagaattcttatttttatgGGGTATCAACATATACGGTTGGAGATCTTCTGGTGTGAATCACGTCCTTATTTTTGAAATGGATCCAAGGAATCACTTATCAGAACAGCATATCATAGAAATGGCAGCGATTTTTGGAGTAATATGGTCGATATCCATACTGACATTTTTATACAGCGCTCAACTTAGTATACCACCCTACGTCAATCCTTTAGCTTTGATGGTAATAATGCTCGTTTTTATATTCAATCCAACAAAAACGTTTAGACACGAGGCAAGATTTTGGGCATTACGGGTGATG GGCAAAGTTTTCATGGCTCCATTTTGTTATGTGTCTTTCGCCGATTTTTGGGTAGCCGACCAGCTGAACAGTTTAACAACTCTATTTACAGACATGCAGTATTTCATATGCTTCTATGCAACAAACTCTAGTTGGTATGTAGGGAAAG ATTCGAATTATTGTGTTGCAAACTTCCTGGGTGTCAGAGCAATTGTAGCATGCCTTCCACCTTGGTTTAGATTTGCTCAATGCCTCAGAAGATATAGAGACACTAAAGAGGCTTTTCCGCATATAGCTAATGCCGTTAAATACGCGACTTCATTTGTTGTGGTTCTTTTTTCGactttaaataaaacatttgacG ATGAATTTGTCTCTGGGGAGAATCCCTTTTTCTATTTATGGATCGGATCATCTTTGATAAGTTCGTGTTACGCATACACGTGGGATATAAAACTCGATTGGGGACTTTTCGACTCCAAAGCTGCAGATAACAAATTCCTTCGagaagaaattgtatattccTCAACG tGGTTCTACTATTTTGCTATAGTGGAAGATTTCATTTTAAGATTCGGATGGGCATTCTTAATTTCAATGACAGAGATGGGATACGCTTTGGAACATTCAATGGTTACAATTTTAGCACCACTTGAAGTATTTCG gCGGTTCATGTGGAATTACTTCCGATTGGAAAATGAACATCTTAACAACTGCGGAAAGTTCAGAGCAGTAAGAGATATTTCCGTGGCTCCATTGGACACTTCGGATCAACAACTGATTGTTAGAATGATGGACGAACCAGATGGAGTTACgaatagaagaaaaaagaaaaatgcacTAAAGAAAACAGTAGAGAATAAGAAAATTATACTGGAAGGGGAATCTACAGATGAACTGGATAATTGa
- the LOC130444354 gene encoding xenotropic and polytropic retrovirus receptor 1 isoform X1, with product MKFAEHLSAHITPEWRKQYINYEEMKSMLYAAVEQSPSAELVEPEILSRYFAKFDEQFFSFSEKELTKINTFYSEKLAEATRKYASLKSELSETQDAQYDKANSVRKNLLRKKNVPARKIQEIKLAFSEFYLSLILMQNYQNLNFTGFRKILKKHDKLLNVDYGARWRIEHVENSFFYLNKDIDRLIHETETAFTQELEGGDRQRAMKRLRVPPLGEHQSPWTTFKVGLFSGALIVLLLSVILSGVFHSRDDWIIVIRLYRGPFLIIEFLFLWGINIYGWRSSGVNHVLIFEMDPRNHLSEQHIIEMAAIFGVIWSISILTFLYSAQLSIPPYVNPLALMVIMLVFIFNPTKTFRHEARFWALRVMGKVFMAPFCYVSFADFWVADQLNSLTTLFTDMQYFICFYATNSSWYVGKDSNYCVANFLGVRAIVACLPPWFRFAQCLRRYRDTKEAFPHIANAVKYATSFVVVLFSTLNKTFDDEFVSGENPFFYLWIGSSLISSCYAYTWDIKLDWGLFDSKAADNKFLREEIVYSSTWFYYFAIVEDFILRFGWAFLISMTEMGYALEHSMVTILAPLEVFRRFMWNYFRLENEHLNNCGKFRAVRDISVAPLDTSDQQLIVRMMDEPDGVTNRRKKKNALKKTVENKKIILEGESTDELDN from the exons atGAAGTTTGCCGAACATCTCTCGGCTCATATCACACCGGAATGGAGAAAACAGTATATTAATTATGaa GAAATGAAGTCTATGTTATACGCTGCAGTAGAACAGTCTCCGTCAGCCGAACTTGTTGAACCTGAAATTTTGAGTAGATACTTCGCCAAATTTGACGAACAGTTCTTTTCTTTTAGTGAAAAAGAGCTTaccaaaataaatacattttattcaG AAAAGTTGGCTGAGGCTACCAGAAAATACGCTAGTCTGAAAAGCGAATTAAGCGAAACTCAAGATGCGCAATACGACAAAGCGAATTCtgttagaaaaaatttactcaGAAAAAAGAATGTTCCAGCCagaaaaatacaagaaataaaattagcATTCAGCGAATTTTATCTAAGTTTAATATTAATGCAAAATTATCAGAACTTGAATTTCACTGGTTTCAGGAAGATCCTAAAGAAGCACGATAAG TTGTTGAATGTAGACTACGGGGCTAGATGGAGAATAGAACATGtcgaaaactcatttttttacctAAACAAGGACATTGATAGATTAATTCATGAAACAGAAACAGCATTCACTCAAGAACTGGAAGGAGGCGATCGTCAAAGAGCGATGAAACGTTTGAGAGTTCCACCGCTAGGTGAACACCAGAGTCCGTGGACTACGTTCAAAGTAGGTCTTTTCTCGGGAGCGTTAATTGTTCTATTATTATCAGTGATTCTATCAG gtgTTTTTCATTCAAGAGACGATTGGATTATAGTAATACGCCTCTACAGAGGACCTTTTCTGATAATagaattcttatttttatgGGGTATCAACATATACGGTTGGAGATCTTCTGGTGTGAATCACGTCCTTATTTTTGAAATGGATCCAAGGAATCACTTATCAGAACAGCATATCATAGAAATGGCAGCGATTTTTGGAGTAATATGGTCGATATCCATACTGACATTTTTATACAGCGCTCAACTTAGTATACCACCCTACGTCAATCCTTTAGCTTTGATGGTAATAATGCTCGTTTTTATATTCAATCCAACAAAAACGTTTAGACACGAGGCAAGATTTTGGGCATTACGGGTGATG GGCAAAGTTTTCATGGCTCCATTTTGTTATGTGTCTTTCGCCGATTTTTGGGTAGCCGACCAGCTGAACAGTTTAACAACTCTATTTACAGACATGCAGTATTTCATATGCTTCTATGCAACAAACTCTAGTTGGTATGTAGGGAAAG ATTCGAATTATTGTGTTGCAAACTTCCTGGGTGTCAGAGCAATTGTAGCATGCCTTCCACCTTGGTTTAGATTTGCTCAATGCCTCAGAAGATATAGAGACACTAAAGAGGCTTTTCCGCATATAGCTAATGCCGTTAAATACGCGACTTCATTTGTTGTGGTTCTTTTTTCGactttaaataaaacatttgacG ATGAATTTGTCTCTGGGGAGAATCCCTTTTTCTATTTATGGATCGGATCATCTTTGATAAGTTCGTGTTACGCATACACGTGGGATATAAAACTCGATTGGGGACTTTTCGACTCCAAAGCTGCAGATAACAAATTCCTTCGagaagaaattgtatattccTCAACG tGGTTCTACTATTTTGCTATAGTGGAAGATTTCATTTTAAGATTCGGATGGGCATTCTTAATTTCAATGACAGAGATGGGATACGCTTTGGAACATTCAATGGTTACAATTTTAGCACCACTTGAAGTATTTCG gCGGTTCATGTGGAATTACTTCCGATTGGAAAATGAACATCTTAACAACTGCGGAAAGTTCAGAGCAGTAAGAGATATTTCCGTGGCTCCATTGGACACTTCGGATCAACAACTGATTGTTAGAATGATGGACGAACCAGATGGAGTTACgaatagaagaaaaaagaaaaatgcacTAAAGAAAACAGTAGAGAATAAGAAAATTATACTGGAAGGGGAATCTACAGATGAACTGGATAATTGa
- the LOC130444354 gene encoding xenotropic and polytropic retrovirus receptor 1 isoform X3 yields the protein MKFAEHLSAHITPEWRKQYINYEEMKSMLYAAVEQSPSAELVEPEILSRYFAKFDEQFFSFSEKELTKINTFYSEKLAEATRKYASLKSELSETQDAQYDKANSVRKNLLRKKNVPARKIQEIKLAFSEFYLSLILMQNYQNLNFTGFRKILKKHDKLLNVDYGARWRIEHVENSFFYLNKDIDRLIHETETAFTQELEGGDRQRAMKRLRVPPLGEHQSPWTTFKVGLFSGALIVLLLSVILSGVFHSRDDWIIVIRLYRGPFLIIEFLFLWGINIYGWRSSGVNHVLIFEMDPRNHLSEQHIIEMAAIFGVIWSISILTFLYSAQLSIPPYVNPLALMVIMLVFIFNPTKTFRHEARFWALRVMGKVFMAPFCYVSFADFWVADQLNSLTTLFTDMQYFICFYATNSSWYVGKDSNYCVANFLGVRAIVACLPPWFRFAQCLRRYRDTKEAFPHIANAVKYATSFVVVLFSTLNKTFDDEFVSGENPFFYLWIGSSLISSCYAYTWDIKLDWGLFDSKAADNKFLREEIVYSSTIRMGILNFNDRDGIRFGTFNGYNFSTT from the exons atGAAGTTTGCCGAACATCTCTCGGCTCATATCACACCGGAATGGAGAAAACAGTATATTAATTATGaa GAAATGAAGTCTATGTTATACGCTGCAGTAGAACAGTCTCCGTCAGCCGAACTTGTTGAACCTGAAATTTTGAGTAGATACTTCGCCAAATTTGACGAACAGTTCTTTTCTTTTAGTGAAAAAGAGCTTaccaaaataaatacattttattcaG AAAAGTTGGCTGAGGCTACCAGAAAATACGCTAGTCTGAAAAGCGAATTAAGCGAAACTCAAGATGCGCAATACGACAAAGCGAATTCtgttagaaaaaatttactcaGAAAAAAGAATGTTCCAGCCagaaaaatacaagaaataaaattagcATTCAGCGAATTTTATCTAAGTTTAATATTAATGCAAAATTATCAGAACTTGAATTTCACTGGTTTCAGGAAGATCCTAAAGAAGCACGATAAG TTGTTGAATGTAGACTACGGGGCTAGATGGAGAATAGAACATGtcgaaaactcatttttttacctAAACAAGGACATTGATAGATTAATTCATGAAACAGAAACAGCATTCACTCAAGAACTGGAAGGAGGCGATCGTCAAAGAGCGATGAAACGTTTGAGAGTTCCACCGCTAGGTGAACACCAGAGTCCGTGGACTACGTTCAAAGTAGGTCTTTTCTCGGGAGCGTTAATTGTTCTATTATTATCAGTGATTCTATCAG gtgTTTTTCATTCAAGAGACGATTGGATTATAGTAATACGCCTCTACAGAGGACCTTTTCTGATAATagaattcttatttttatgGGGTATCAACATATACGGTTGGAGATCTTCTGGTGTGAATCACGTCCTTATTTTTGAAATGGATCCAAGGAATCACTTATCAGAACAGCATATCATAGAAATGGCAGCGATTTTTGGAGTAATATGGTCGATATCCATACTGACATTTTTATACAGCGCTCAACTTAGTATACCACCCTACGTCAATCCTTTAGCTTTGATGGTAATAATGCTCGTTTTTATATTCAATCCAACAAAAACGTTTAGACACGAGGCAAGATTTTGGGCATTACGGGTGATG GGCAAAGTTTTCATGGCTCCATTTTGTTATGTGTCTTTCGCCGATTTTTGGGTAGCCGACCAGCTGAACAGTTTAACAACTCTATTTACAGACATGCAGTATTTCATATGCTTCTATGCAACAAACTCTAGTTGGTATGTAGGGAAAG ATTCGAATTATTGTGTTGCAAACTTCCTGGGTGTCAGAGCAATTGTAGCATGCCTTCCACCTTGGTTTAGATTTGCTCAATGCCTCAGAAGATATAGAGACACTAAAGAGGCTTTTCCGCATATAGCTAATGCCGTTAAATACGCGACTTCATTTGTTGTGGTTCTTTTTTCGactttaaataaaacatttgacG ATGAATTTGTCTCTGGGGAGAATCCCTTTTTCTATTTATGGATCGGATCATCTTTGATAAGTTCGTGTTACGCATACACGTGGGATATAAAACTCGATTGGGGACTTTTCGACTCCAAAGCTGCAGATAACAAATTCCTTCGagaagaaattgtatattccTCAACG ATTCGGATGGGCATTCTTAATTTCAATGACAGAGATGGGATACGCTTTGGAACATTCAATGGTTACAATTTTAGCACCACTTGA